The genomic region TCTATATCGACCGTACGCCCGAAATTAAATGGTGGCGACCCGCCACAGGCTTACGTGGGAAATGGGAGGtgaaggaaggaatgggagaATGGCGTGCGGCAAAGAAAGGCGAGAGGCCTCCATCTCGAGGACGTAAGAGGGAAAAGTTCTTCCACAGGTATGTCCCATCTTCCATATTCTTGCGGGTTCGCGATTTTCATTGACTTGGCGAAATCTACAGACTTCGCCGATCCCTGGACAACCTTACATTCCTCGAATCTCTCGCCATTGCCCTCGTCATTGGCATCGGCTTGGGCTCGATCGCCCACCTAGTCATGATGCTCTTTATCCTCTCCTGCCGTCGTTTGGGTTTGGCCATTTTTTCCGGCCCTCGATTCGGGTTTGGATTCAGGTTTCCCCAGTGTTCAAGGGAACAAATGAGGACGGGCGAGGAGGCGGAGCGtaaagaggagaaggagactCAAAAAGCGACCACCGAGGCAAGTGATAGACAAATGatcgagaaggaggaggaggagcagtCCAGAGGGCAAGCGGAGATTAAGCTTCCCGAAAGAGACGAGGTTATCGCCGGAGGACCTCGATTTGAGGATGAGTGCTTACCAGAGTatgaggaaggggaggacGCCCCTTTCTTTAAAGAGAAGGATCTTGGTGTTTAGATTTGTTTATTAATTTTTGGCTTCTTCATTAGTATGATTGATAGCTTGGCTATGAGAATGCTGATTGATTGTTTCATCGGTTTTTGGATCTCTTCAAAATATCGTCTGATATTATGTTCATGAGCCTTGAACTTGTACCATTGTATCCACTTTCTGCTGGAAATCAGCTGCTTGGAGAATACTCGGATCCGACTTAAAATACCTGCGTAAGACAAATCTTCTTGAAAATATTATTCCAATTTATCATGAAATGAGAGTCCGCCAGCCCAGTGAATATTATTCAAAAGGACATGGACATGAGGGTGACTATAATTGACTTTGAAGGCATGTATTGCCCACGGATCGGTGGATGAAAACGGGATTGTGGTATGTCTGCGTGTCGACACTGTGattccttttcttcttaACTATTATGGGCGATGTGCCGATCCACTGTGCTACGCAAGAAGTCTTTTATGTCTAATTATTTTGGGCAACGGCACTTCATGTAGTTGTCTGCATATCTTGCAGTAGGGTGAGTCTCCTACGCTTCTTACTTACTACATAGCATCCACATAGTCATTATGCTATGACTGCCATCAGTGTCTGCAAGGTTAAAGATGGTGTTACCATTAACGAATTTCAATAAAGTGTAACAGCTTCAAGCCTCTCTTATTACCTACCTCGAAGTCATCTGGACAACTCCCGATGCCTCTCCGGCTCCTCGTAAAGCACTGTAAAACCTCATATCTCTCTAGAAATCACTTATGCTCACTTTCCATTCCGGGAATCCCACGGCATTTTGCTCCCTGCCCGGAAATCCAGAATGTGGTACACTCTTGAACTTGTCCTCTCATATGCCCTTCCAGGAGCCTCTTCAACCAGAAAAGTGAACGTCTATTCATACACTTCTATCTTATACACCTGTCACAAAGGTTTTGGAGTTTAAGCATACGGTAAGagcttcttcagcttcttAGCCTAGATCAAGTTCAATGTTGGTCAGCACACgcaagatgaggagaaaaggaaatgatgaaaaataaaagaaaGGCTCACTTGGGTGTTAGTCACGTAAACGCCCTTGGCCAATCGGTTGACTTTAGAAGCAGAGAAAGCGGTGTTCAAATGCGATTTTCCTGCCTGAGCACGCTTGAACTAGAGTAATAGATCCGCATACTAGCTTTTAGCATTTGGCAGCAAGAGGTAGAAGAGAGGATACGTACCATTCCGGAAGCGTTGGGAAAGAATCTTTTCTTTGAGGAAGAGTGGGATTTGAGCTTTTGCTTGACAAGCGTTGAGGAGGTTGTTGAGAAGGCGTTTATTTGGGGTTGACGAAGAGAGAGATCAAGCAGCGGCTGGAAGTTGGGTATtattgaagaggaaggacgAAGGAAAGTTCGGAATAAAGACATGGCGGACGGTTCTCAGAGGTTGAAATGATGGTGGGGAGGCCGGATTGAATTGTATGATGATCTTGAGAATAAATATCTATGTCTTCTTTGATTGACTTGTTAGAGAGCGCGAAGCAAGGGAGCAACTATGCGACGCCAGAGAAACTCTGAATCATTACGTAAGCTCGTAAAGTTAGTCAAGTATCTACGGTAACGCATTGAGATGGGGACACCTCTTCAGAATCCATGGGGAGTGTTCAGTTATTCGACTATATGGAAGAACCGTTTCCCGACCATGCAAAGGTCGCATATACCCATCTGAAGAATTCCATCGCTCAGCGTCGACTCCATGCGATGATTATCTCTTCAATGGTGCTTCACAATCTACTTGCCACAATCGGTGACACCGAGGGGTGGGAAGCAGAGCACTACCACGACATGTTCGTGGACGATGGCCAGCGGTCACTGCGGGATGGAGATCTGGCCAGAAAGAGGCGTCTTATCTGGCAGATGATGCGTTTGCGAGGGGATACCTTGGATAGCCACGCCCCATGTTAGATCAAAATGGTTGGTAAGATCATAGTGTTTTTTGACTCATGCTATTTTTTATACCATCCGCTACTGACTACTATGAATTGttatcctcttccccctGTCTATGTTGAACTTCGTAAATGGTAACGGGCTTTCTTGTACGCCTCCACCGTGTCACCCGACATAGAGGGCAAGACGAATTGTGCAATCCCAAGGATCGATGCGTGGATCGACGCGTCTTCCTTTGCTGACACTCCCCTTCGTCTATATTCtatctcctcttccttcatcctcctctcgTTTCTCGGTGTCCTTCCAGGGCCTGTTCTTCCCAATCGCGTCTGGCCTTGTCCTCAGCCAACCGGTCTTTGTGGAATTGGCCATTCTCGTTGAGCCTTTTGTCCTCCATTGCCATGAGAGCTGAGTGGAGGTCCATCAGGTCTGCACGACGGCCGCGAGCTGCAGATGTTATGGCAACCAGCTCTATatcttgatgatgatgacaaACTCACGAGGAATAGAGTTAGAGATAGCCGCAACAATTTTGGCCCCTTTAGACAACTCCCCCCCTTCatatcatcctcctccctATCGATGCCCTCCCTTGCATTCCAGTCGTCGCCCTCGTCGTCATCCTCGGAgtctccttcatcttctcctccaaaTGCAACATCGTTGGTATGCTCACCCACTGTTGTTGGATCAGCAGCAGATTCTGAATTCCTGCAGCTCCCAGTCAAATTGGTTAGGAGTTCTCACATTCTCCGTCTTCTGTCTTTGCACCTTGCTCGAGGCAATAAAATGAAAGCTTATGCTACGTGTACTTCTCATCAGatggcagcagcagcgtCTCGTTCACGACCTACGTCGTTCCTCACTGGACCTGCTCTTCAATTCCGCGTTCAGCGAGCAAAGATCAGGTTGAGATTGTGAAGGTAACATGCACGTGGCTGACTTTGTCTGTCGCCCGTCTCCCTTTGTCTGAAAGGCTTCCGATGACTGTGTGTTGAAGCTGGAGTAAAGTTTCATCACGCAAAAATTTGTGGATTATTTTTGGTATATGCCGAAAGGTAATAAAGCTCCAAGCTCTGGAAACAAGAAGTACACTCATGTACGGGTAATTATTCCTGCCTTATCAATCTTGAGACGCCTTTCAACCGACCACACCCGTCCCCCAACAGTGTCTCCTTTGGCTCCCTCCTTCCGCAAAGTTATGGCCTCGCAGGCTAGACTTTCACCAAGACTGGACAACTGACAAAGGATTTGATTTCACTGCTCAAGCCTTTCAGGGCGTTCTGATGATGCCGGAATTACTCTGCAGTGGAAAGGATGAGTTCTAAGGAAGACTCTCACAGGGTGGATATTTGTAGTGCTGCTGTAAGGGATACACATGAAGGGAAGAACGGCAGAGAGGGAAATCGTTTGAGCATTCGGTTGGGTATTTGAGTATCCCGCAGTCTCTCTCATTGCACTGCTCTCTACTCACGTTTTCTCGCTTCCACGGTCTCAGGTTTTCTGGCAGACAGACCGatgccttcttctccccgCCGTATTCCCGACCTGTAAGTATAATCttatccttttcttccaccCAGTCGTTGACTTTTTACCTCGAATGTTTAGAGACGACAACAGCAGACTGGATTCCATGACACCCCCACCATCTCTTGTAACGACTTACTCTCGCTCTACTCTCCTCTCTCTGGCTACACCCGATCTACCTCCTCCTAACCCTTTGCGCCTTCAAAGTTTTACCCCCATCTTACGATCATCCATCTGTGATGACGAGCGGGGCGTGAGTGAGGATCTCTCAACTTTGCTGGACGGTAAGCCTGTATCAGATGTCATGCCTGTACATCGCCACAACAAATGGGGATCCGAAGCTGCAAAGTCTTCTTCAGCCGGAAGACCGGTATCGATAAGGCGGAATAGCGGCTCTTCGACCTCGTCTAGCACGGAGCGAAGTCCTCTTCCATGTCACGTCAGTTACGCCGAGCAAGATCGATCCCCCTCAGGTCCTTGTAGAATTTTCGAACCCCTTTACATCTCAAAACTCCCTCGGGGTAGGTATACCTATCAAACTCAGTCCTCGCAAATCGTCAGCCTCATATCCATTTTTCAAGGCTTTCCTGCTAGCGTAaattcatcatcctcatcccttCACATTGCCCCTAATGGGAACCTCAATACCATTGGCGGGGCAAGGGACTCCATGACGCTGGGTAAGGAGCTGGTGAGAATGAGGTTGGGTAGGAGAGATAGTTTGGAGATTCTGTGGGGAGCAGCGTGAGCTCTCAAAGTAGTACTTCCTTCCCTGGTGGGGGACTTAACCCCTTTGCGCCTCCGTTCCCTCCATCACTTGCGACTGCGAACGACTATTCAAACCGCCTGCCAAACCTTTTACCATGGCCCgatcctcctctcccatcTCGCGAGCCTCATAAGTCCCACAAGTCCCCCAGCAGGTTCAAATCCAAACCGCTTCCCTCCCTCTGCCTcgcccttcctcccttccccCGCGTCCCGGCCCTTTACCCCCTGTATTCATCGAATGCGAGGCCGCGTCGTTACCCCAGCCTATGGCGTTACCGGACGTGGCACTCTTGGGTAATGAATGAGAGGGCGAGAACGCTTTGAGTGGGAATGAGAAGAGGCGTGGGACGAGTGCGGTGGGGTCCATCGGCGGCTCGATAGGCTCGCTCGGTGGATTGGGTGCATTGGACAATGTAAGCGGTCGAATAGGAACAAGGAGTAGAAATGGGAGTGATGTATCGAGTGATGGGGAATGGGGTGGGGGTCCAGTAGGAAAGAAGCCACAGACGTTGGCCAGGCTCAGTGAACAGTTGAGGGAGAGTATGTCTCACGGCCGTGCCAAAGCCTGACAAGGGcctttcttttcatcatcatatATTATCTAGTTGCAATTTCGTGCATCAGTAACATTCCCTTTTTTGCCACGTATTTGTTGAATTATGATTCCCTGGAGACTTAGTAATGACGTAAATGTCGAAAAGAGACATAAATTTCTGCATGAAAGAGGTCTTGAACAACCACGCCGGGGGAGAAAAACCATAAAGTACTGACATAGATGTACGTACGGAAGGGAAAGCAAGAGCATTTCGAGATCAAAACGCAAATACTTTCCAGCTCCCATCGCCCCCTCTTTGGCAGAAACTTCTATCATAAACTCCAAAGAACTTTTGGTTCTCTAATGGTTGAAGCGAATGACCATGACGCTCAAGTTATCTGTCGAAAAATTGGACATGGCGTGCTCTAAGAGTCGCTTTGACGCTTCTTGGGGATCGGCGATAAGATGAACGATCTCAACGGCTTCTTGGTCTGAGCATACATCCCAGAGCTAACATTCAAATTGTTAGTGTATAATGGAATTTGGAGAAAGAGTTAAGACACATACGCCATCACATGCGACAATAAGAAACTCGTCTTGCTCGTCTAGAGTTGTTTCGGTCGTGTATGGCGCGCCGACGACAAACTCTTTCATTGAGGCATCACCCAAAGACCGTGTAACAGCGAGAATACCTATGGTAATACATGAGCATATACCTAATAGAATGGCAGACAAGCCGACTCACCGTTGACTCGATTGTTCATGACGAAACCCCCTGCATCGGTAATTCGCTTGGCTTCTTGGGCGTCACTGCCTTTGTGGTCATACGTCAACCTGACAGCCTTTCCCCCACGACTGTGCCTTGTCAGTTGCGAGGTATAAAAGCTTGATAACAAGGTGGCTTACCAAAGAACAGCTCTAGCGTCTCCGACATTGGCAGTGTACAGCACCCTCCTGATACCCTTTTCGCTCTGTGGCTCAATAGCTTCTACCTTTGTCCCATCTGCCGCACTGACCACgccttcatcctccgcaATAacgtcatcatcatttttttCCGAACCGCTAGTCAAACCCTTGACAAAGTCTCGTATTTTCTTGCTCGACAATCGTCCCGCCAAACTTCCAGTCCGTCCATGAAGGCCTGGCGTAGACGCTCCGCCCATTTGGCCGCCGGTCCCACCACCCATTGAGGATCGACGAGAGGAAGGCTGAAGTGAAGTTTGGGATTCGAGTTCGTCTTCTCCCTTACCTTCCGCCAAACCGCGAGCCTGTAAACCTGGATTGGTGAATCCCTTGTGGGAGTTATCGTCCATTTTTTCCATACGTAGGAACGCAGTGACGGCCGTACAGCCGGAAGAGGTGCCGCCAGCATGAGCGAGGTGAGAGAGTCGTTTGTCGACAAGGTGGAATGTCTTGTTCATGAGATCGGGAATGGGAGTGTCGGGTTCAGTGAGAAGGCCATCGAGGAGGTACTCGTGAAAGTTTTGACCGCACCATTCAGCAGCATGTTTACCGGCGTGTCCACTGTTGAAACAATTCAGATTTGATCTTTGCAAAAGGCGACTCCA from Cryptococcus decagattii chromosome 3, complete sequence harbors:
- a CDS encoding ribosomal protein L35, which gives rise to MSLFRTFLRPSSSIIPNFQPLLDLSLRQPQINAFSTTSSTLVKQKLKSHSSSKKRFFPNASGMFKRAQAGKSHLNTAFSASKVNRLAKGVYVTNTQAKKLKKLLPYA